In Brachybacterium fresconis, the genomic stretch TCTCCTTCCAGGACGAGGATGTCTCGAAGGCCTCCGGCAAGCGGATCCGCCAGCTGCGGGGCGATGAGATCGGCATGGTCCCGCAGGATCCGATGTCGAATCTGAACCCGCTGTGGAAGATCGGCTTCCAGATCAAGGAGGCGCTGACCGCCAACAAGGTCGCCAAGGGCAAGGAGGCCGACCGCCGCGTCGTCGAGCTGCTCGAGGAGGCCGGACTGCCGGACGCGGAGCGGCGTGCGAAGCAGTACCCGCACGAATTCTCCGGCGGCATGCGCCAGCGCGCCCTGATCGCCATGGGTCTCGCGGCGCGTCCGTCCCTGCTGATCGCCGACGAGCCCACCAGCGCCCTCGACGTGACCGTCCAGCGTCAGATCCTGGACCACCTCGATACGCTGACCGGTCAGCTCGGCGTCGCCGTCCTGCTGATCACCCACGACCTGGGCCTGGCCGCCGAGCGGGCCCAGCACGTCGTGGTCATGTACCGCGGGCGCGTGGTGGAATCCGGCCCGGCGCTGGAGATCCTCCAGAACCCCCAGCATCCGTACACCAGGCGCCTGATCAGCGCGGCACCGTCGCTGGCCTCCCAGCGACTGATCTCCGGCTCCGACCGCGCCGAGGTGCGCGAGCGGACTCCGCGGCGGGAGGACGGCGGCGCCCCCGCCGAGCAGGCCGCCCCCGGTGAGCACGGAGCACGCGAGCAGGGAGCACCAGAGCACGAGGCACCGGAGTTCGGGTACGGCGACGTCGATCCCGACCTGATGATCCAGGTCCAGGACCTCTCCAAGGTGTTCGACATCCGTGGATCCGTTCCCTGGAAGAGCACGCCGTTCACCGCGGTCGACTCGGTCTCCTTCGACCTGGAGCGGGGGACCACCACGGCGATCGTGGGGGAGTCCGGTTCGGGCAAGTCCACCGTCGCCCAGATGGTCCTCAAGCTCCTGGAGCCCACCTCCGGGCGGGTGCTCTTCGAGGGCAAGGACATCACGACCTACCAGGGCGCCGAGCTGAAGCAGCTGCGACGCCGCCTGCAGCCGGTGTTCCAGAACCCCTACGGCTCGATCGACCCCACCTACTCGATCTTCCGCACGATCGAGGAGCCCCTGCGGCTGCACGGCGTGACCAAGCATTCCGAGCGGGAGGCCCGGGTCCGCCAGCTGCTGGACCAGGTCTCGCTGCCGGCGGCGACCATGCAGCGCTACCCCAACGAGCTCTCCGGAGGGCAGCGGCAGCGCGTCGCCGTCGCCCGTGCGCTCGCCCTGCGCCCCGACGTGCTGGTGCTCGACGAGGCCGTCTCGGCGCTCGACGTCCTGGTGCAGGACCAGGTGCTCAAGCTGCTGGGCGATCTGCAGGACGAGCTCGATCTGTCCTACATCTTCATCACCCACGATCTCGCCGTCGTGCGCCAGATCGCCGACGACGTGATGGTGATGGAGCACGGGAAGGTCGTCGAGCACGCCCGCACGGAGCAGGTCTTCACCGACCCCCAGCAGGAGTACACCCGGCGACTGCTGGAGGCGATCCCGGGCCGCGGCATCACCCTGGGTGCCGGGGGCTGACCGCCAGGGCGTCGAAGGTCTCACCGGCTGCCCGCTGACCGATGCGGCGCAGGCGGATAGACTCACGGGGGCCTTGGAGCGGGCCGCACCCCGGTGCGGCCGGGCGCTGCACGGTCCCCGACCCGCCGCGCAACCT encodes the following:
- a CDS encoding dipeptide ABC transporter ATP-binding protein → MSYDPNFPHTDGEPVDEHRTSPVEPQTADDEAAAEVDLDTIHPAEGGAAGAVHEWAQDRPLLEISDLDITFTTSGGDVPAVRGANLTVYAGQTVAIVGESGSGKTTTAMAVAGLLASNGRVSSGSISFQDEDVSKASGKRIRQLRGDEIGMVPQDPMSNLNPLWKIGFQIKEALTANKVAKGKEADRRVVELLEEAGLPDAERRAKQYPHEFSGGMRQRALIAMGLAARPSLLIADEPTSALDVTVQRQILDHLDTLTGQLGVAVLLITHDLGLAAERAQHVVVMYRGRVVESGPALEILQNPQHPYTRRLISAAPSLASQRLISGSDRAEVRERTPRREDGGAPAEQAAPGEHGAREQGAPEHEAPEFGYGDVDPDLMIQVQDLSKVFDIRGSVPWKSTPFTAVDSVSFDLERGTTTAIVGESGSGKSTVAQMVLKLLEPTSGRVLFEGKDITTYQGAELKQLRRRLQPVFQNPYGSIDPTYSIFRTIEEPLRLHGVTKHSEREARVRQLLDQVSLPAATMQRYPNELSGGQRQRVAVARALALRPDVLVLDEAVSALDVLVQDQVLKLLGDLQDELDLSYIFITHDLAVVRQIADDVMVMEHGKVVEHARTEQVFTDPQQEYTRRLLEAIPGRGITLGAGG